The Cutaneotrichosporon cavernicola HIS019 DNA, chromosome: 3 region GGGATTCATCCGTTGAAGGTGACGGCGCCCCATGGTCATCGAAATTGGCGGTCGCACCGAGGGAGATACCATCTGACGACAGACTGATTGCCGCCGAGTCCTCAGCTGCACTGCTCGCGATAATCACAGACATGTGCCCAAGGTCAATGAAAAACCGAACGCGGGGTGGCTTGGGCCAATGTGTCCTTGGAGCTGAGGGAGGCAGCACTGCCTCGGAGCTGGCAGGGTGGGTGTCTTTCCAAGAGCGAGAAAGCTCGCTGATGAGCTGCAAATCGCTCGACACCCCCAGAGACGCCACATAACCGCGAGCAATGATGATGGAGAGCTCGGGATCGTCGCTAAACAGCGCCTCGCGACGTTCGAAACCCTCGGGTGCCCAAGTGGTGAGTACGTCGAAGTCGGCTTGGCGAATTGCGGCCACCTGGGACTTGTCGTCCGCTGGTTCCCCAGGTGCGACGCACTGCAGCTCAATTGCCAACCacgacagcgacgccgTGATACCGTGGACACGCGAACTCTTTTTTTGGCTGGTACCAAAGACCTTGCCCATACGCGGATCAATACCGGAGTGAGTGGCCGCGATACGCATGGACAACGCAGAGACGTCCAGCGACAAGGCCAGACCAGGCGCGTTCACTTCGCTCGCTTCGGACACTGCGGAAGAAGCAGAAGGAATGTCGGGCTTTTGCAATGGAAGGGCATGGTACACGGAAGCCTTCTCGCAGGACGTGGTGACAGACTCGAGTGCACGAACAACTCGCTGATTGTCAGCACCCATCAAGCCATGGAGTGACTTACCCTAGCCAAGGAGCCTTGAGTCCAGACCCGTGACCGTGTGTTGCTCGAGGGGCTTTTCAACTTCCTGCGAGCCTTATTGATAGCAATGAGTTTTTCCACaccctcaaggccgagctggagatGACCGAGCTGCACGTCCGCACGAAGGTTGTCCTTGTCGAAGACCTGGGTCGCAGGGCCGATGCCCAGCGACAACAGGATAATGGAGGGAGTCTCCAGTGACGCAATTCGTTGATATccggacggcgagggccgcagggcggcgtcgaccttgcttctcctcttccgGTTCCTGAGGACAGAGCTGAGAGAGGGTAGCGCCGCATGGCTCTCCTCCGTTTGTGgcagctcctccgccgGTGCTGCCAATGGGCGCGGAAGCAGGACCGTGACGTCTTGCACGCGCAGAGAGAAAGCCATTCGGCCGATGGCATTACCAATAGCGTGCGACCACACAGCCTTGGACATCTGTGTGAttgatggcgacggcgcaTGTCGGCGAGCCCGGGGCGTCCCCGACGCGGCGTCTGGAGTTGATGACCTCCGCGCATGGTACTCGTCAGGCTGAAGAGGGTCCTGGTATGCCGGCGGCACTGAGATATCTTCCCCGAACGCGAGTCGCACGTCACTGATGCGaatctcgacgtcgtcgagttcctcgacgaTGATGCGAATGTCGGTGAGGTGGACCGAGAGGAAGTCCAAGACGGCAATCCAATGGTGAAGtaggaggtggaggaagtAATCGACGACGGGCTTGAACCAGGATGGGACTTGCCATTTGCGCTACAGCGTCAGCATATTCCCACAGCTGGGGCTTGCCTTTATTGGGGGTGGCTTGTCACTGCCGTCGTCTGGTTGCGTTTTGGGAATGCGAATGGACACACCCTGGACTTTGAAGGTGAGTTTTCCAGGCGTTGAGCCTCCAAACGACCAGTTGATTAactcgacgccaaggtTGGGGCCTGTCGACTTGTCCTGGCCCTTCATGTACCATCCTAAGTCGCGCACCCGGAATAACGATAGTTCTGACGCTGTGATGCGGAACTTGGAAACCAGACGGACCACCCATGGGAGGACGAAGCGGGTGTCGATGAACGCGACGACTACGAGCCAGATGAGCAGCGTGAGCCACGTCATGGCGTCGAAGTCGGAGTGCGATGGGAGGATGCTGATGGAAATGTAGTGGCGGAGCAGGGGATGCGATGGGAAGAGCAATGACGAAGACCGGAACCTAAGGACGAGTTTCCTGTGAACGTGTGAGCGTCGTGTATCCTTAGAATACAAATGAAGCGTGAGATGAATGTTTCACTGGTTGAGTCGCGAGATGCCGAAATCAGCAATAAAGGCCATAGAGACAAAGGCCATAGAGGGGAGCGTAGCCTTTGGCCGCAGCTGACATCTTGCGGATCACCACCTACCAAGTGCCATTCACAACAAAAGCCAGGTGGCTTTAATGGAGTCCCGTGCCGGTATTGACGGAGATGAGAAGAGAGTGTGAGATGACCAGCATGCAGCGAAGAGTGAGATTTGGGATGAGTGAATGAATGTGGGATGAAAGTGAAGGCGTTATTGACTCGTTGACGTACacttgacctcgaggttCTAGGTGACGATCGATGCAGCCCGTGTacaacctcggccgccttccCTTCCATGCCTTTGTCGTCAttcctccactcctccacaTTTTGGACTAGATATAGAATTTGACAATTCTACGAATTTAGTTCCGTACATTCACGCCCGGACGGCTAACTCCCTAACtcgcggtggaggtggatCACCTTGGATGAAGGGCGCAcacccatcccatccccatcctcaACGCTGACAAAGCGTTTGCCCTTCTCAAGCCACAACATGTTCCCGAACCCAcatctcactctctcacaACTCTTCGACTCGTAACTGCAACCCTACTCTTGGAGCGCAACAGCCAGTTCCTGAACCATGTCACTCATCGGCAAGTTCGCCCATCTCCCTGGGCGGCCCAAGGCTTCAGAGGCGACGTGAGTAGCTCTCGTTCTGGTGCTATGAACTGACTCCAGGCCTATTCTCGAGAAGATCGCCAGTCAAGTCAAGCCCATAATGAAGAAGCGGGGGTGGAAGGTTGGggtgctcggcgaggtgagcATTTTGCTAACAGATGGACCTGACAGCAGTTCTTTCCCGCCAATCCCTCGCTACTTGGGATCAACATCAACCACGGTCAGCGTATTAACCTACGCCTGCGTCCTCCCGACAATCCGTCAGGGTTCTACGACTTTGAacagctcgtccttgtcatGTTGCATGAGGTGACACTACTTTAACCGGGgtgagctgacagaagCTCACACACATCGTGCATGGGCCTCATGACGCGTCGTTCTACAAGCTtctggccgagctcgaggaggagtacTACGATCTCAAGCGCAAGGGGTTCTCTGGAGAGGGCTTCCACAGCGACGGGAACCGACTGCAGGGCACACGGCTGAACGAGTACgaggggcggcggcgcgggcttGCGGCCGCAGAAAAGCGCTTTCAGCAGCAGAAGGTCATGGGCCGCGGCGGTGTGCTCGGCGGGTCAGGGACTGGTGGGAAGAGCATGCGCGAGATCGTAGCGGAGGCAGCCGGGCGCCGGCTCAAGGATGACAAGACATGCAAGGTCGACTcgaaggaggctgaggaggaggcgcgtAAAGCACAGGAGGAGAGTATAGTGGTCGACGCAACCGACGTGGACGCGACGGGCCAAGTGGAGGCTGGGCCCAGTCACAAGCGCTCGCTGAGCGAGACTGGGACCAAGGACGCCCCaatcgtcgtcgatgacgaTCCTGAGGACGTTCCTGGACCGTCACGTCAGCGTCCGACCTTGGCCATTGGAGGGTCTTCCGCGGAGTCGACACCATCGTCGAGGACTGTCTCGGCGGCCAGTACCCCGCCGACATCCCGTCCTTCTTCGGCAGTCGCTAATCCGAAGCCCTCCGTTCCGGTTAACACCAAGCCAAGTAGTAGCAAGGGCAATAAGCCGGTCGCGTCCGTCCCTGTCTCTGCCTCAGCCTCTCGACCCAAACCTCCTCCCAAGCCTCCTACCACATGGACATGTGGCATCTGCACCTTAATCAATCCTCTGTCTGCGCACCGCTGCGAGGCGTGCGAGTCCCCGCGTCCCGCGCAGAATACCGACGACGGCTGGTGGTGCGAGTTCTGTGGCGCGGGTCCGCGTGAGATGGGGTTCTGGAGCTGCCTAGAGTGCGGGTGGGTGCGCAAGTCGGGTTGAGGACTGGCTTCGCCCAGTGTTAATATCTATCTTGGCTATCTGTATGTATATAAGGCCACGATGCCTCAGCGAGAGCCCACATTACCTTTGTCGACTAAGAGGGCAGATGTTAATAAACCCAGCCGTCGAGGTTGCAGAAGGGAGCGGCTTGTGTGCGTGCGACACATAGGAGCGCACAATGGCAGGGATACCTCCGAAACCCATTCAACTGCTTCA contains the following coding sequences:
- a CDS encoding uncharacterized protein (WLM domain), with amino-acid sequence MSLIGKFAHLPGRPKASEATPILEKIASQVKPIMKKRGWKVGVLGEFFPANPSLLGININHGQRINLRLRPPDNPSGFYDFEQLVLVMLHELTHIVHGPHDASFYKLLAELEEEYYDLKRKGFSGEGFHSDGNRLQGTRLNEYEGRRRGLAAAEKRFQQQKVMGRGGVLGGSGTGGKSMREIVAEAAGRRLKDDKTCKVDSKEAEEEARKAQEESIVVDATDVDATGQVEAGPSHKRSLSETGTKDAPIVVDDDPEDVPGPSRQRPTLAIGGSSAESTPSSRTVSAASTPPTSRPSSAVANPKPSVPVNTKPSSSKGNKPVASVPVSASASRPKPPPKPPTTWTCGICTLINPLSAHRCEACESPRPAQNTDDGWWCEFCGAGPREMGFWSCLECGWVRKSG